A genomic region of Zalophus californianus isolate mZalCal1 chromosome 1, mZalCal1.pri.v2, whole genome shotgun sequence contains the following coding sequences:
- the LOC113918068 gene encoding small EDRK-rich factor 1-like, which yields MARGGQRELARQKNMKKSQEISKGKRKEAGLTTSQRKQRDSEIMPQKQKAANEKKSMQMRER from the coding sequence ATGGCCCGAGGAGGTCAGCGAGAACTTGCCCGccagaaaaacatgaagaaatccCAGGAAATtagcaagggaaaaagaaaagaggctggCTTGACTACCTctcagagaaagcagagggactCTGAGATAATGCCACAAAAGCAGAAGGCAGCTAATGAGAAGAAGTCTATGCAGATGAGAGAAAGATGA